In Terriglobia bacterium, the following are encoded in one genomic region:
- a CDS encoding CoA-binding protein: MKTTATDEIGELLKRTKTIAVVGLSDSPLRPSYGVSAYMQSHGYKIIPVNPSIKGSLGEKAVGSLAEIEEKIDMVDVFRRSEYVPDLVDEAIRLKVPAIWLQEDVIHEEAAEKARKAGIFVVMDKCILKEHKRRFS; encoded by the coding sequence ATGAAAACAACCGCGACCGACGAGATTGGCGAACTACTCAAACGCACCAAGACGATTGCCGTGGTGGGACTTTCAGATAGCCCACTACGCCCGAGCTATGGCGTGAGTGCCTATATGCAGAGCCATGGCTACAAAATTATTCCGGTCAATCCATCCATCAAGGGCTCTCTGGGTGAAAAGGCGGTTGGCTCTCTCGCCGAGATCGAAGAGAAGATCGATATGGTGGACGTGTTTCGGCGGTCTGAGTACGTGCCCGATCTGGTGGATGAGGCGATCCGGCTGAAGGTTCCGGCGATCTGGCTGCAGGAGGACGTTATCCATGAAGAGGCGGCTGAGAAAGCGCGCAAGGCGGGAATTTTCGTGGTGATGGATAAGTGCATTTTGAAGGAGCACAAGAGAAGGTTTAGTTAG
- the prfB gene encoding peptide chain release factor 2 (programmed frameshift) has protein sequence MVEELEREYTAVRDKVRDLRSYLDAPSLRQQLAEIEKKVGDPNVWADQEKSQVLMRQRRRLEESLAMDADLGRRVEDIQAYFDLAREGEAVVEELRKEIDQLREVADKLETQTLMSGEHDMRNAIVTIHPGAGGTESQDWAEMLLRLYLRWAERQGFSTEVNEYQPAEEAGIKSATFTVTGDYAYGQLLSEIGVHRLVRISPFDQAKRRHTSFASVFVSPEIDDSIQVDIKPEDLRIDTYRSGGKGGQHVNTTDSAVRITHIPTNIVVACQNERSQHKNRERAMKMLRSKLYEYELEKKRAISKKLEDSKLDIDFGSQIRSYVLHPYRLIKDHRTKMEVGDVDRVLDGDLKPFIRAFLVARRDGTSST, from the exons ATGGTCGAAGAATTAGAACGCGAATACACCGCCGTGCGCGATAAAGTGCGCGATCTGCGGAGCTATCTT GACGCCCCTTCACTCCGCCAACAATTAGCTGAGATCGAAAAGAAAGTCGGCGATCCCAATGTGTGGGCCGATCAGGAAAAGTCGCAGGTGCTGATGCGCCAGCGCCGGCGTCTGGAAGAATCGCTGGCCATGGATGCCGATCTGGGCCGCCGCGTAGAGGACATTCAAGCTTACTTTGACCTGGCCCGCGAAGGCGAAGCCGTGGTGGAAGAGCTGCGCAAGGAAATCGACCAGCTGCGCGAAGTGGCCGACAAGCTTGAAACACAAACGCTGATGTCCGGCGAGCATGACATGCGCAACGCCATTGTCACGATCCATCCCGGGGCCGGAGGGACGGAATCACAGGACTGGGCGGAAATGCTTTTGCGGCTTTATCTGCGCTGGGCAGAGCGCCAGGGCTTTAGCACCGAAGTAAACGAATATCAGCCCGCGGAAGAAGCCGGCATCAAGTCAGCGACGTTTACCGTGACCGGCGACTATGCCTATGGGCAGTTGCTGAGCGAAATCGGTGTGCACCGGCTGGTGCGCATTTCGCCATTTGATCAGGCCAAGCGCCGGCATACATCTTTTGCCAGCGTATTTGTCTCGCCGGAAATCGATGACTCCATCCAGGTGGACATCAAGCCGGAAGACCTGCGGATTGATACTTATCGATCAGGCGGCAAGGGCGGCCAGCACGTGAACACCACGGATTCCGCGGTGCGCATTACGCACATCCCGACAAACATTGTGGTGGCGTGCCAGAACGAGCGATCGCAGCATAAGAACCGCGAGCGTGCCATGAAGATGTTGCGGTCCAAGCTCTATGAATATGAGCTGGAGAAAAAGCGCGCCATCAGCAAGAAGCTGGAAGATTCCAAGCTGGACATTGATTTTGGCTCTCAGATACGCTCATATGTATTGCATCCGTACAGATTGATCAAGGACCATCGCACCAAGATGGAAGTAGGCGATGTGGACCGCGTGCTGGATGGCGACTTGAAACCGTTTATCCGGGCATTTCTTGTGGCGAGGAGAGATGGAACCAGCAGTACTTAG
- the lnt gene encoding apolipoprotein N-acyltransferase — translation MAPLLYALLRGRGGEGELFDSEGRSLRPFTVWQGFLIGWASGIVWYAGTCYWIYPVMHVYGRLPGVAATLITIAFCIYMGLHHGAFAALVVMMARRSTTGNRRPLLLAPVFWTAIELFRDRVIGDPWNPLGGAQIDNIPFARMSQVAGVYGLSFAVMLVNCALVAAILLRGQRRKNLLVATVAAAIALQIGIFAKPDPFRATHQAVLMQENVPLLDQKDWTPRYFDQTISELVKQSVEAAPKDNSPGLIVWPESPAPFFIDDPRVQQWLVAMAQDKNSYLVIGTVGETHESGGRQQLLNSALVMDPHGNMVGQYDKIHLVPFGEYVPFQSLLFFANKLTREVGDFARGSQRKVFDLGGVHAGVFICYESVFPDEVREFTANGAQVLINISDDLWYGETGAPAQHLQMARMRAVENHRWMLVATNNGTTASIDPLGRVVKHSPRNVRTALVAPFSPETEVTFYSRYGDVFAWACVVISLLAVFVRWRYRAATMIEARPA, via the coding sequence ATGGCGCCGCTGCTTTATGCGCTGCTGCGAGGCCGCGGCGGCGAGGGCGAGCTGTTCGATTCTGAAGGAAGGTCTCTGCGTCCGTTCACCGTGTGGCAGGGTTTTTTGATCGGCTGGGCCAGCGGCATTGTCTGGTACGCGGGAACGTGTTACTGGATATATCCCGTAATGCACGTTTATGGGCGGCTGCCCGGCGTTGCAGCCACGCTGATCACCATTGCGTTCTGTATTTACATGGGGCTGCACCACGGAGCTTTTGCTGCGCTGGTAGTGATGATGGCGAGGAGATCGACGACAGGGAACCGCCGTCCCTTGCTGCTTGCGCCCGTCTTCTGGACAGCGATCGAGCTTTTTCGCGATCGAGTGATTGGCGATCCATGGAACCCGCTGGGCGGTGCGCAAATTGACAATATCCCTTTTGCGCGGATGTCGCAGGTGGCCGGCGTTTACGGCCTGTCATTTGCGGTGATGCTGGTGAATTGCGCCCTGGTGGCTGCAATACTGCTTCGCGGGCAGCGCCGCAAGAACCTGCTGGTTGCGACAGTGGCGGCAGCAATCGCACTGCAAATAGGAATTTTTGCCAAGCCGGATCCTTTTAGGGCAACGCATCAAGCCGTACTGATGCAGGAAAATGTTCCGTTGCTGGACCAGAAAGATTGGACTCCGAGATACTTTGACCAGACGATTTCCGAGCTGGTGAAGCAAAGCGTGGAGGCGGCGCCCAAGGACAATAGTCCCGGGCTGATTGTCTGGCCGGAATCGCCTGCTCCGTTCTTCATCGACGATCCGCGTGTGCAACAATGGCTGGTCGCAATGGCGCAGGACAAAAATTCATACCTGGTGATCGGTACTGTGGGTGAAACTCATGAATCCGGCGGCAGGCAGCAGCTTTTAAACTCCGCGCTGGTGATGGATCCCCATGGGAACATGGTGGGCCAATATGACAAGATCCATCTGGTGCCGTTTGGTGAATACGTGCCGTTTCAAAGTCTGCTCTTCTTTGCCAACAAGCTCACGCGTGAGGTGGGCGACTTTGCCCGCGGCAGCCAGCGCAAGGTATTCGATCTAGGCGGCGTTCATGCGGGAGTTTTCATCTGTTATGAATCGGTTTTTCCCGATGAAGTCCGCGAGTTTACCGCGAACGGCGCGCAGGTACTCATCAATATTTCCGACGACCTCTGGTACGGAGAAACCGGCGCACCGGCGCAGCATCTGCAAATGGCAAGAATGCGCGCGGTGGAGAACCATCGCTGGATGCTGGTGGCTACCAACAACGGCACCACGGCCTCTATTGATCCGCTGGGCCGGGTGGTGAAGCACTCACCGCGCAACGTGCGCACCGCGCTGGTCGCGCCTTTTTCTCCGGAAACGGAAGTTACTTTTTACAGCCGCTATGGCGACGTGTTTGCCTGGGCTTGTGTGGTAATCTCATTATTAGCGGTGTTTGTGCGCTGGCGCTACCGCGCTGCCACCATGATTGAAGCCCGCCCCGCATAA
- a CDS encoding APC family permease — MLTFISYWRAAAIVLNDLGSSAFYAGGIAEQAVGKSAPWFILGVMLFAFAVRSVYVESCSMFTRGGVYRVVKEALGGAFAKFSVSALMFDYILTGPISGVAAGQYIASLINELFATADQHGWVPKAMHVMFHGTPQIDVNHAAAAFALLVTCYYWWENIKGIEESSDKALRVMQITTVMVVILMVWAFYTVFHNGASLPPLPIPQNLHFSAEALGFLKNTDLGKSVGLFGILIAFGHSVLAMSGEESLAQVNREIASPKLRNLKRAALIIAIFSFVFTGIGSLLAVMIIPDEVRVPLYKDNLISGMAMYMVGPHILKLVFRVFVVVVGFLILSGAINTSIIGSNGVLNRVSEDGVLTDWFRRPHRRFGTSYRIINLIVGLQLFTILLSRGNVYVLGEAYAFGVIWSFTFNSLAMLVLRFKYKGERGWRVPPNIKIPWRGGKVEIPIGLASVHLVLLSTAIVNLFTKQVATVAGLAFSFAFFFIFTVSEKINKRKFAHVEQQMKEHFHLLHQETIDREAVQVSPGNVLVTVRDYNTLNHLRWTLENTDTGETDILVMEARLTGYGSADRDLAMEQIFSDYEQTLFTKAVSIAESYGKTISLLVVPARDVWSAIVQTANALESSAVVSGVSSKMTGEEQAFRLGQAWEAMPEPKRQFVFQVVRADSTVESYRIGPHTPTMKTEDVHLVHKIWLDIKRLPGTEDIHHSDIVTLALTRLSRDYTVDKDDVLKNLKKGVRGAPPATSSFIREPDGDGSSQKRTEAPRREQPMPPVTGPK; from the coding sequence ATGCTCACGTTCATTTCTTACTGGCGGGCCGCTGCCATCGTATTGAATGACCTGGGCTCGTCCGCTTTTTATGCCGGTGGCATCGCGGAGCAGGCTGTCGGCAAGTCAGCTCCATGGTTCATTCTGGGCGTTATGCTCTTCGCCTTCGCGGTGCGCTCGGTCTACGTGGAAAGCTGTTCCATGTTCACCCGCGGCGGCGTCTATCGTGTGGTGAAAGAAGCTCTGGGCGGGGCCTTCGCCAAATTCAGCGTTTCCGCGCTGATGTTTGACTACATACTCACCGGCCCAATTTCCGGCGTCGCCGCCGGGCAATATATCGCCAGCCTTATCAATGAGCTGTTTGCTACCGCGGATCAGCATGGCTGGGTGCCAAAAGCCATGCACGTGATGTTCCATGGCACGCCGCAGATCGACGTGAACCATGCGGCTGCAGCATTCGCTCTGCTGGTGACCTGTTACTACTGGTGGGAAAACATCAAGGGCATAGAAGAATCCAGCGACAAAGCGCTCCGGGTGATGCAGATCACCACGGTGATGGTCGTCATCCTGATGGTCTGGGCCTTTTATACCGTTTTCCATAATGGCGCATCTCTGCCTCCGCTGCCCATACCGCAGAATCTTCACTTCAGCGCTGAAGCGCTAGGCTTCTTAAAAAATACTGATTTGGGAAAATCTGTCGGCCTTTTTGGGATCCTGATAGCGTTCGGCCACTCTGTACTAGCTATGAGCGGTGAGGAATCGCTGGCCCAGGTGAACCGCGAAATTGCCAGCCCCAAGCTGCGCAACCTGAAGCGGGCAGCATTGATCATCGCGATCTTCAGCTTTGTCTTTACCGGCATCGGTTCCCTGCTGGCCGTGATGATTATTCCCGATGAAGTCCGGGTACCCCTTTACAAAGACAACCTGATTTCCGGCATGGCCATGTACATGGTCGGGCCACATATTTTGAAGCTAGTATTTCGGGTATTCGTGGTAGTGGTCGGTTTTCTGATTCTTTCCGGCGCCATTAACACCTCTATCATCGGCTCCAATGGCGTGTTAAACCGGGTTTCTGAAGACGGCGTGCTTACAGACTGGTTCCGGCGTCCGCACCGGAGGTTTGGCACCAGTTATCGCATCATCAATCTGATTGTTGGGCTGCAGTTATTCACGATTCTTCTCAGTCGCGGTAACGTTTACGTCCTGGGTGAAGCTTACGCTTTCGGCGTGATCTGGAGCTTTACCTTCAACAGCCTGGCCATGCTGGTGCTGCGGTTCAAGTACAAGGGCGAACGCGGATGGCGTGTGCCGCCAAATATCAAGATACCGTGGCGTGGCGGGAAGGTTGAAATTCCTATTGGGCTCGCGTCCGTTCACCTGGTCCTGCTCTCCACCGCGATTGTGAATCTGTTCACCAAGCAGGTCGCCACCGTCGCGGGTCTTGCGTTTTCATTCGCTTTTTTCTTTATCTTTACCGTCTCTGAGAAGATCAATAAGCGCAAGTTCGCTCACGTGGAACAGCAGATGAAGGAGCATTTCCATCTGCTCCACCAGGAAACTATTGATCGGGAAGCGGTGCAGGTAAGTCCTGGAAACGTGCTGGTCACGGTGCGCGACTACAACACACTGAATCATCTGCGCTGGACGCTGGAAAACACCGACACCGGCGAGACTGACATCCTGGTCATGGAGGCACGCCTCACAGGCTATGGCAGCGCTGATCGCGATCTGGCCATGGAGCAGATCTTCAGCGACTATGAACAGACGCTCTTCACAAAAGCCGTCTCAATTGCCGAAAGCTACGGCAAGACCATATCTCTGCTGGTCGTTCCCGCCCGCGATGTCTGGTCTGCCATTGTTCAGACGGCCAACGCGCTGGAATCTTCCGCCGTAGTGTCCGGGGTTTCCAGCAAGATGACCGGAGAAGAACAGGCTTTCCGTCTGGGCCAGGCATGGGAAGCCATGCCGGAGCCCAAGCGGCAGTTCGTGTTCCAGGTGGTGCGCGCCGACTCCACGGTGGAAAGCTACCGTATTGGCCCGCACACGCCCACCATGAAGACGGAAGACGTCCATCTGGTCCACAAGATCTGGCTGGATATCAAAAGACTTCCAGGAACTGAAGACATTCACCACTCTGACATTGTGACGCTGGCCTTGACCCGTCTCTCGCGCGACTACACTGTTGATAAAGACGATGTCCTCAAAAACCTCAAGAAGGGTGTACGCGGCGCGCCACCAGCAACCAGCAGCTTCATCCGCGAGCCCGATGGCGACGGCAGTTCGCAAAAAAGAACCGAGGCTCCGCGTCGCGAACAGCCCATGCCGCCCGTTACGGGGCCCAAATAG